One Rhodoferax sp. GW822-FHT02A01 genomic window, GCATGGCATGTCTCCTTTTCTGATCAACCGATGGTCGCACTACGTTACTTGAGTTCGATCTCCACAAACGAGAACTCATAGTCATTGATGTTGATGACATTGTGGGCAACGCCCGTGAGCTTGGCGTAAGAGCCACCCGCCACCAACTCAACATCACGAACACCGTCAGGCTCGACCAATCGGAGTTTTCCCGTCGTCAACGGCACCACCACGTAAT contains:
- a CDS encoding cupin domain-containing protein; amino-acid sequence: MHAIPTLQVENERVIVTKWTFPPGADTGDHVHGHDYVVVPLTTGKLRLVEPDGVRDVELVAGGSYAKLTGVAHNVININDYEFSFVEIELK